A window from Photobacterium atrarenae encodes these proteins:
- a CDS encoding DUF1328 domain-containing protein — translation MIRWIVIFLVIALISGVLGFGGIAGTAAGIAQLLFYIFIVLFVASLVLNVLNNRKP, via the coding sequence ATGATTAGATGGATTGTTATATTTTTAGTGATAGCTTTAATTTCAGGAGTGTTAGGTTTTGGAGGGATTGCCGGTACTGCGGCAGGCATTGCACAATTATTATTCTACATATTCATTGTGTTGTTTGTTGCATCCTTGGTCCTCAATGTACTTAATAATAGAAAGCCATAG
- a CDS encoding oxidoreductase, with protein sequence MWTSSKHFLMIFALCVVSTAGNAAPLVQPQDTVVLTIRGQIEHTNQPNQALFDRQMLLQLPQATVTTQTPWTDSAHTYEGVLLQDLLHYVGAHGRTLSATALNDYQTQIDLSTIEKYPILLALKDNGRLMRVRDKGPIWIIYPLSEHTELDQPQHHEDMIWQLRTLDILP encoded by the coding sequence ATGTGGACCTCAAGCAAACATTTCCTGATGATTTTTGCCCTGTGCGTCGTCTCCACCGCAGGGAATGCCGCGCCCCTGGTGCAGCCACAAGATACCGTGGTGCTGACTATCCGAGGTCAGATCGAACACACCAACCAACCGAATCAGGCGCTTTTTGACCGCCAGATGTTACTGCAACTGCCCCAGGCAACGGTAACCACCCAAACCCCCTGGACTGACTCTGCACATACCTACGAAGGGGTGTTATTGCAGGACCTCCTGCATTACGTCGGTGCCCACGGTCGCACCCTCTCGGCCACCGCCCTGAACGATTACCAAACCCAAATTGACCTGAGCACGATTGAAAAATACCCTATTTTGCTGGCTCTAAAAGATAATGGTCGTCTGATGCGAGTCAGGGACAAAGGTCCAATCTGGATCATCTATCCCCTTTCTGAGCATACCGAGCTGGATCAACCGCAGCACCATGAAGATATGATCTGGCAACTCCGTACGCTGGACATTCTGCCATGA
- a CDS encoding isochorismatase family protein, producing the protein MAIPSIESYALPATESYPKNKTDWQIDPAKAVLLIHDMQEYFVNFYPADQSPMKELRQNIQTLKAAAKKAGIPVVYTAQPANQAPEDRALLTDFWGTGLKEETAIIAELAPESDDLQYVKWRYSAFKKTPLLDYMREQGKDQLIICGIYGHIGILSTALDAFMLDIKPFVIGDAIADFSLADHQFAMSYLAGRAGNIQPLSVALMAMEKAAKPALTLEAMQQDVAEALELDLEEVDADENLMFLGLDSIRAMVLLEQWNKQGASVTFAQLMEKVTLREWYELMAAPQAVAQAEPAMA; encoded by the coding sequence ATGGCGATTCCAAGCATCGAGAGTTATGCACTCCCTGCAACTGAAAGCTACCCGAAGAATAAAACGGATTGGCAAATTGACCCGGCCAAAGCGGTGCTGCTGATCCACGATATGCAGGAGTATTTTGTCAACTTCTACCCCGCGGATCAGTCGCCGATGAAGGAGCTCAGACAAAATATTCAGACCCTGAAAGCGGCGGCCAAGAAAGCTGGAATCCCGGTGGTGTATACGGCGCAGCCAGCGAACCAGGCCCCTGAAGATCGCGCCTTGCTGACCGACTTCTGGGGAACGGGGCTGAAGGAAGAGACGGCCATTATTGCTGAGCTCGCCCCGGAAAGTGACGATCTGCAGTATGTGAAATGGCGCTACAGCGCGTTTAAAAAGACCCCGTTGCTGGACTACATGCGGGAGCAGGGCAAAGATCAGCTGATTATATGCGGTATTTACGGCCATATTGGCATTTTGTCGACGGCGCTGGACGCTTTCATGCTGGACATCAAGCCGTTTGTGATTGGCGATGCGATCGCTGATTTCTCGCTGGCCGATCACCAGTTTGCGATGAGCTACCTGGCTGGCCGTGCCGGGAACATTCAGCCGTTGTCTGTGGCGCTGATGGCGATGGAGAAGGCTGCAAAGCCGGCGTTGACCCTGGAAGCGATGCAGCAGGATGTGGCTGAAGCGCTGGAACTGGATCTGGAAGAGGTCGATGCCGATGAAAACCTGATGTTCCTGGGACTGGATTCAATTCGGGCCATGGTGCTGCTGGAGCAGTGGAACAAGCAGGGGGCGAGTGTCACCTTTGCCCAGCTGATGGAAAAAGTGACCCTGCGTGAATGGTATGAACTGATGGCGGCCCCGCAAGCCGTGGCACAAGCGGAGCCGGCTATGGCTTAA
- a CDS encoding BON domain-containing protein, with amino-acid sequence MKPYAMIILTTSLTATSGVYASDRWEKEASDAWIDGKAEATLLLNTNLNSFDINTDVRDGVVILTGDVNSSVEKSLAEELVMNIDGVKSVQNNLVIINENIEEAVVSGLIDTKIASVVKTQLLAEPDVSGTDINVEVNNGIVTLLGRVQNSAEKDLAEEVAKKVSDVKEVVNNLKTSE; translated from the coding sequence ATGAAACCTTATGCAATGATTATTTTAACCACATCACTGACTGCAACATCTGGTGTATATGCTAGTGACCGGTGGGAAAAAGAGGCGAGTGATGCCTGGATCGATGGTAAAGCAGAAGCAACATTGCTATTAAATACGAATTTAAATTCCTTTGATATTAATACAGATGTCAGAGATGGTGTTGTTATATTAACTGGGGATGTCAATAGCAGTGTCGAGAAGTCACTAGCCGAAGAGTTGGTGATGAATATTGATGGTGTTAAAAGCGTGCAGAACAATCTGGTAATTATCAATGAAAATATTGAGGAAGCAGTAGTTTCTGGATTGATTGATACAAAGATAGCCTCTGTGGTGAAAACACAACTATTGGCTGAGCCCGATGTCAGTGGGACGGATATTAATGTTGAGGTGAATAACGGCATCGTGACTTTACTCGGTCGGGTTCAGAACAGTGCGGAAAAAGATTTGGCAGAAGAAGTAGCTAAGAAGGTGTCTGATGTAAAAGAGGTTGTGAATAATTTAAAGACGAGTGAGTAA
- a CDS encoding putative bifunctional diguanylate cyclase/phosphodiesterase: MKLLILACVVLLFAISSVVSTQRNHQVSGLISQSIKTISWSSSELEMETLKFMQALRRLALNDLSRDELLLRFDLLWSRIDVLATGEESRPFRDYPGATELLQRFKLHMIAIEPDILSLRPGDQAAIALEQSLTPLQQQVRLLNVQTAAGEKSWRKLRQISGLQDEANLYLLGLLLSGSILIFLLIRESTTNLTQAMHDSLTGLANRHAFHLKLKQTINSNRKRHMVAFMLDMNNFKYVNDQLGHAIGDQLLQAIAAQLQTTFGPKSTIARLGGDEFGIFIEGNHTPAACHQLVRQLHSEFNQGLTIQGHRLYPQLSIGSSVFPEDATEPDLLMRNADLAMYYAKHDPKANYYAFEQPMEDKRQRYHTLAEDLVSALANNQIRQVYQPVVCLKTRRIVLAEALLRWHHAQYGDISPLEVVTVAERAGLAEQLNAWVLTTASSQNMAWRKAGLPAIKTSVNISPAMYTRYDLAGMLTRTLAQTGLPADQLVLEITEDTTMQDIDSSPQILSQLRRLGVELALDDFGTGYSSLSHLKSMPFQKIKIDKSFIQACSSAPQRAHSVLRTIIHLGQSLGMQVVAEGIETRAQYEHLFAEGCQFGQGFWFHRPMSGDELAGLLHKHLQQDNVSYLSDKAAMERQV; this comes from the coding sequence GTGAAGTTGCTCATATTGGCCTGCGTGGTGCTGCTGTTTGCCATCAGCTCCGTGGTCAGCACCCAGCGCAATCACCAGGTCTCAGGCCTGATTTCCCAGTCCATCAAAACGATCAGCTGGTCATCTTCAGAGCTGGAAATGGAAACCCTCAAGTTCATGCAAGCGCTACGGCGACTCGCCCTGAACGATCTCAGTCGGGATGAACTCCTGCTCCGCTTTGATTTACTCTGGAGCCGCATTGATGTGCTCGCCACCGGCGAAGAGTCCCGTCCCTTTCGCGACTATCCCGGTGCAACTGAGCTGTTACAACGCTTTAAGCTACACATGATCGCCATAGAACCAGACATCCTTAGCCTGAGGCCGGGCGATCAAGCAGCAATCGCGTTGGAACAGTCTCTCACTCCGTTGCAGCAGCAAGTCCGGCTCCTCAATGTCCAGACCGCGGCCGGTGAAAAAAGCTGGCGCAAGCTGCGGCAAATTTCAGGTCTGCAGGACGAAGCCAACCTTTATTTACTTGGGCTGTTGTTGAGCGGTAGTATCCTGATTTTTCTGTTGATCCGTGAAAGTACCACGAATCTCACGCAGGCTATGCATGACAGCCTGACGGGCCTTGCCAACCGCCATGCATTTCACCTCAAACTCAAGCAGACCATCAATAGCAACCGCAAACGCCATATGGTGGCTTTCATGCTCGATATGAATAACTTTAAATACGTCAACGATCAACTCGGCCATGCGATTGGCGACCAATTGCTGCAGGCGATAGCCGCGCAACTGCAAACCACCTTTGGCCCCAAAAGTACCATTGCCCGACTGGGCGGCGATGAGTTTGGCATCTTTATCGAGGGGAACCATACGCCAGCAGCTTGTCACCAGCTGGTACGTCAGTTGCACTCAGAGTTCAACCAGGGGCTCACCATTCAGGGGCATCGACTCTACCCACAGCTCAGTATCGGGAGTAGTGTTTTCCCGGAAGATGCAACAGAGCCGGATCTTCTGATGCGCAACGCCGATCTGGCCATGTATTATGCCAAGCATGATCCCAAAGCCAATTACTATGCGTTTGAGCAGCCCATGGAAGACAAGCGCCAGCGGTATCACACCCTGGCAGAAGATCTGGTTTCAGCGCTGGCCAACAATCAGATCCGGCAAGTCTACCAGCCGGTTGTCTGTCTCAAGACCCGGCGGATTGTGCTAGCGGAAGCCCTGTTGCGCTGGCACCATGCGCAATACGGGGACATATCGCCTTTAGAGGTCGTTACCGTGGCTGAACGTGCCGGTCTGGCGGAACAACTGAATGCCTGGGTCCTGACCACCGCCAGCAGCCAAAACATGGCCTGGCGCAAAGCCGGGCTGCCCGCCATCAAAACTTCCGTGAATATCTCGCCCGCGATGTACACCCGCTACGATTTGGCCGGGATGCTGACGCGAACCCTGGCACAAACCGGCCTTCCGGCCGATCAACTGGTGCTGGAGATCACCGAGGACACCACCATGCAGGATATCGACAGCTCTCCGCAGATCCTCAGTCAGCTGCGCCGCCTGGGAGTCGAGTTGGCCTTGGATGACTTTGGCACTGGCTACTCCTCCCTCAGCCACCTCAAATCCATGCCGTTTCAGAAAATTAAAATTGATAAAAGCTTCATCCAGGCATGTTCTTCGGCGCCTCAGCGGGCACACAGTGTTCTCCGGACCATTATTCACCTGGGCCAAAGCCTGGGAATGCAGGTGGTTGCCGAAGGCATTGAAACAAGGGCACAATACGAACATCTGTTCGCCGAAGGCTGCCAATTCGGCCAGGGCTTCTGGTTCCACCGCCCCATGTCCGGCGATGAGCTTGCCGGTCTCCTCCACAAGCACCTGCAACAGGATAATGTCAGTTACCTGAGCGACAAGGCAGCGATGGAGCGGCAGGTGTGA